One window of Triticum dicoccoides isolate Atlit2015 ecotype Zavitan chromosome 5A, WEW_v2.0, whole genome shotgun sequence genomic DNA carries:
- the LOC119300271 gene encoding uncharacterized protein LOC119300271, whose product MGELAEDLFLRLSPELIEEVFFRLPPDEPACLAQASAVCKPWRRILADVGFRRRYRKFHGTPPVLGLFQRGDWLFRKGSRFVPTSALFPAQPDHPDWLPMDCRHGRALFDRTWDKSVLMVLDPLTGHQRLVSSPYTHSVRFSAAVFCAGAAQGCDHHGCQGGHFRLAVVTTNDVQEVTSGWLYSSETRVWSDLTSLHHPNLRFTNLAAPSVLVGDALYFNLGGIMECQLGTLCLSMFEKPIDGKGTLMATQGGLLGFAAVVDAANLTLWSREAGPKGAMGWAKLRIIDLEALLPVDAMSLTLEFRRISGIAEGTQIIFVIARAGSYMVDLESGRVRPVSCLCRKIFPYMSFYIPAMEAACAGQEH is encoded by the exons ATGGGCGAGCTCGCAGAGGATCTCTTCCTCCGCCTTTCGCCGGAGCTCATCGAGGAGGTATTTTTCCGCCTTCCACCGGACGAGCCCGCCTGCCTCGCACAAGCCTCCGCTGTCTGCAAACCCTGGCGCCGCATCCTCGCCGATGTGGGCTTTCGCCGCCGCTACCGCAAGTTCCACGGAACGCCTCCCGTCCTGGGTCTATTCCAACGGGGCGACTGGCTCTTCCGAAAGGGATCCCGCTTCGTTCCCACCTCCGCCCTCTTCCCTGCCCAGCCCGACCATCCCGATTGGCTTCCCATGGACTGCCGCCACGGCCGCGCCCTCTTCGACCGCACCTGGGACAAATCCGTCCTCATGGTCTTGGACCCTCTGACGGGCCACCAGCGCCTCGTGTCCTCCCCCTATACTCACTCGGTCAGATTCAGTGCGGCGGTGTTCTGCGCCGGCGCCGCACAAGGCTGCGACCACCACGGTTGCCAAGGAGGTCACTTCCGTCTGGCCGTCGTGACCACCAATGATGTCCAAGAGGTCACATCGGGCTGGCTCTACTCGTCGGAGACTCGCGTGTGGAGCGACCTCACCTCTCTTCATCACCCCAATCTCAGATTTACCAATTTGGCTGCGCCTAGCGTCCTTGTGGGTGATGCACTCTACTTCAACCTTGGTGGCATCATGGAGTGCCAACTTGGTACACTCTGCCTGTCAATGTTCGAGAAGCCGATCGATGGCAAAGGGACTCTCATGGCGACGCAAGGTGGTCTGCTGGGATTCGCTGCTGTGGTGGATGCCGCAAATCTAACCCTTTGGTCGAGGGAGGCCGGACCCAAGGGAGCCATGGGATGGGCAAAACTCAGGATAATTGATCTTGAGGCGCTGCTCCCTGTTGATGCCATGTCCCTAACATTGGAATTCAGGAGGATCAGTGGCATCGCTGAGGGCACCCAAATCATTTTTGTGATAGcacgtgctggttcttatatggttGATCTCGAGTCAGGGCGAGTCAGGCCGGTGTCTTGTCTTTGCAGAAAAATCTTTCCCTACATGAGCTTCTACATACCAG CAATGGAAGCAGCTTGTGCTGGTCAGGAGCACTGA